A segment of the Populus alba chromosome 9, ASM523922v2, whole genome shotgun sequence genome:
tagaaagatagatgtgtGTAGTGATTCAATCTAATAATTTGCGTGCAATGTTGTTGATCAAAACCCCTGATTTATACAATTAAACCCTAGACTTTAAAATCTATAGGATAATCCCACTGATTgttcatcaaactttaatatttatgtaattaaacttttgatttaaccaaattaactcttaaaaattacaattcaaccaCTAGACtttaaaatctttcaattaaaacctaaattgacttttaaaaattaatttttcttgtaattaagtcctcaataaattcaattaaaccttgatAAATTCCAAATGAGTccttaaacatttaattttgatttttccttcaaattaaattttattttccaataagACCTTCGGCAATCGAAAATTTCCTAGATGTTCTGATATTCTTTTtactgatataattttttattttcttccaatattttttatttttttgtatatatatatatatatatatatatatttatttatttttatgtgaagccccaaaataaataacaagcaTCGATGTTATTGAATACACATTTACCACCCAAGAACATGCGTGTCCAAATGAAAACAATGATATTGATAGGGACCGTATAAGGACACCGAGCTTTCAAAAAAGGATGTAAAATGCTAATTACCCTTCTCTAATTGACATCAACTTTATGTATGATACGAAAATTTAATACATAAACTGTTGTGCTAATCCACTCGGATTGGAAGCTTCCTAGGATAGCAAGATTTTCCTACTCTAATTTTAAAGGATATGATTTAActggttagattttaaatttatcttataaatatcatcagTTCTAGTATTACAAACTTTAAAATCACTAGAAActtatatagttgttaacttAAAGTCTCAGAAAATTAATCAAGGTATATATAAACCGAGCTGAACATTTAGATTATTTATATGCCCTACTTTAGATACATGGCATATAATTCTGACCTGTGCTTCTTTGATTTCTAATTAAGGGCAAACCTCGTAAAAGTGCCCAATATTTTACAGGCAAAATCAGTTAGATCCTTAACgtaatttttcattcaattagattcctataattttaataaattatcacTTAGTTTCAGTTAACAAAATTGTTAAGTAGTCAAGTAAAACTCACattattctcctttttttttttgttatgaaaaatcattaaattctcTAAGATCCTGGCTTTGAATCAAATGAAATTCACGTAATAGattagataatattaaaaaaaatatagaacatttacatttctttttataattaatccGTTTTATCACGTGATGGTAGGATTTTAGTGAAGTCTATGGGTTTTAGTAGGAGAAAGAGAAATCACGTCAATTTTTAGTGTCTTGGTAACTGAAACTAGCAAAGGACCTGATTGATAATCTATTGATACGTTGAGGACTTTataggacaaaaaaaaaggttgggtATCTAGTTGGGATTATCCTATAGATTAGGGACTTTTTTAAGTTTATCCAAaattaaaaccatttttttttagatgtataTAATTAATAGGATCGTCATACTTCTTTTTCCTTCATAAATATTCCTTCTATGTTCTTCctcatccttttattttattatattttataatatcctaaaaaattcaagtatctTAAAAGCAAGGTTGATATCTtgaatatttagttaatttattggttCTGAtaatctgatttattttttataactgaGGTGGCTAATATCTGGTGTTTGATAACTTTTTATGAAGATGAgaggttaaaatataattttatctttatatttttaataagagaaaatatatcTGACATATACattaatgagagataaatattcCTCACACAAACACTAATGTTGATGGAAATATGGTGGGCTCTTAGAGGACTTTAACACATTATTCCTTTcataatattaatgttgataaaaatataatggatCTTTAGAAAACTTTTATGCGTCTAAGGATGTAAAGAGAATATGATTCAAAGTGTAATTAAACTCAAAGGAGTTGTGTCCTTTCTTTACTGAGCTCAAGAAAGTTGAGCCCGTACATGTTGCTTGAGATTGTGAGTTTTTAGGTTTTTGAGAGGTTTTTTTGAGTCcgttaaatttgagtttttcaatattatacggggtttttttttgttggtttgtaagtttattaatattaagttttcttttcaataattttaaagacattcttatattggatttttatattaagaaaacttgataatttttttattaccaatctaaaaaatcaataaaaaaaatctctcctTAATTAGGTCaatattttagattaatgtTCTATCTCCTCAAGTTTTTGAGTCCTAtacttaaaaaagaagaagtaatatTCCTAAGACAATTAGGTACGAAAAAAAAAAGCGTGTAAAACACCGACCTtccaaaaaaatagatttcGTGGAATCAGTTTTGTTATGTttcaatttattaatgaaaatgaatgaaaagGGCATCTCCCTTGTCGATTGTCATCCATTTAAGAGGTCGTCGGTGctcaaataatttatatttgtttttgcctGTTTTATGGTTCACACTTCAACATCTTCGGTTCTTGACCTTCTAGACTAGAGGCGGCCCAATTGTATATCGTGGGTgttcgtgtgtgtgtgtgtgtgtgtgtgtgtgtgtgagagagagagagagagagagagagagagagagagattttaatAGAGGTTACAAAggaaaaaaccgggtatttgaaataaatttatttttggtgctACTTCTATGAAAACTATTGGCTAATCGAACATTGATATGCATgcctctattaaaaaaaatatttttaaataattttgatatattggtatcaaaattattttttaaaaaatattattttaatatattttttaattaatttttgtttttaaaaagtataatataCCATCTTACaaaaccatagttttgaaacacGGCCAGACCCGGCGGGTCAATCTAGGGCTAAAACCGgatcgggttgaagaaaaaacagggaAATAAAATACTCGGCGTGACCCGGCAGGACTTGATCAAAAACCTGGTTGCAACccgttaattatttattaaaacgatgttattttaatttttttttaaaattaacttggaCGACCCGGTGACTCGATAAAAACTAGGTGAGCAGGTCAAAATCTAAAACCCGGACCTTGAACCGGGCCAGATCTTAAAACCATGTCCAAAACACATATTTAATCAATCAGGTATAAAGATACTTGaacttttcattatttatttatttatttatgttattgatacATCAACACTAAAATAGAAtacttaaatttaatatttttttttttaaaaaacttgaaaataattttgaaaaataaaagttcagaCAAAGGAAAAACAGATTTGAGTTATTATTCGAGGCAGAGATAAAACGAGAGAAACTTGGGCCAGCTAGGAGACAAGAAGTTGAGATGGAGCCGGAATAGAGAGGCTCAAAACAACCGATCATTAACATGAGAGTTTTGCCTCGGTTTGGTGGCaaagaattttgaaagaaaagtcatttaattatatcaccatttctctctttttctttcatttaattatagttCTGCTGCTCTTCATCAACATCAGTAGTTTGGTTGCTTTGGTTTTTACTCAGGAGGGCACCAACAGAGAAGGAAATTACAGTGCATTGAGTTTCAGTTCATCTTATGCAGCATCTGCAAACAATAATTCATGCCATACACTTCTGGAGGCAACCATCTCAGTGCACCTATCAACATTGACATAACCAATCCGTACAAAAGGTGCACCGGTGACCATCACAGATCATTTAAATATGCCGCCAGAAAACACTCATCATCTTTGAAATCCTAACAGGGGCTGAGATTCCTAATAATTACACGGTAAGACCTTGAGGAGGGGCACCAACGGGTGTCTTAGGCTTGGGCTTTTCTACAACAATGGCCTGGGTGGTCAGGACCATTCCAGCTACAGATGCAGAATTCTGCAAAGCACATCTAGTCACCTTTGCTGGATCAATGACTCCAGCCTCCACAAGATTCTCATACTTGTCTGTCATGGCATTGTAGCCAATCTCCCATTCACTATCCTTTAGCTTCTCAACAACCACCTCACCTTCAATTCCAGCATTTTGAGCTATCAACGATGCGGGTGCTACCAGTGCCTGGATGCAAAGAAATTGATCATCAATACCTTCTGACCTAttaattctatttatatttgCGAACTTTGGAATTTTAAAAACCTGATATCACTATTGTGTATGTCTAGTGAGTAGCGACCACAAACTATTACCTTCTGCACGATGTCAGCACCTAACCGTTCATCTgcatcttgaattttttccttgattgcaggaacatgggtTGAGAGATGAACCAAAGCAGCACCACCACCAGGCACAATTCCTTCTTCTATGGCAGCAAAAGTTGCATTCTTGGCATCCTCAATGCGGAGTTTGCGATCCTCAAGCTCAGTCTCCGTTGCAGCACCCACTTGGATAACAGCAACCCCACCAGACAATTTGGCAATTCTTTCAGCCAGTTTCTCCGAGTCATACACAGAATCAGTCTCGGACAGCTCTTTTTTCAGCTGTGCAATCCTAGCTTGCAACTCATCCTTTGATGCAGCATCAGCAATGATGGTGGTGGAATCCTTGCTGATTGTAACCTTCCTGGCCAAACCAAGCTGCTCAATTGATGTGTTTTCAATGCTTAAACCAAGATCACTGGCTTGGAACTCAGCTCCTAAAATGTAGGGAAACATGATACAATATTATCACCAacaaaaaattcacaaataGTAAGTGTTAAGTAGAAGCTACAACAACTCCTAGCTACTCTATCTGATTGAATAATTGCATAAAATTCTCTACTTTACACAAATACCAATATGGAAGAAAAAATATCCAGAATTTCAGACCCATAGATTTAAAGCTGAAATGTCCAACATCACTATGTCAACAATGACAATTGCCTAGCATTCAAATTACTAATCTCTAaacaattttcaataaatacatGTCCTTGCATGTTTGTGTACTCCAGAATTTAGTAACTTGAAAACTAGTGCAGCAAGTGAATTTTTCTGGGGACCAACTGTTGCTAATCTAAATCCATGTTCTTGCCTCATCTGCATTATTTTTCTAAGGATGCATACCACTTATAACAAATTTACATAACAGTTGAACAATCATAGCATAGCAGTAAACATGAGTGGGTATGGTTTAgcaacaataaagaaaacataaccATTCTATAAAATTCAGTATACCTGTTAAAATGGCAATGTCTTGCAGCGTAGCTTTCCTCCTTTCACCAAAACTAGGAGCCTTGATAGCGGAAACATTAAGGATACCACGCAGTTTGTTCACCACAAGGGTAGCCAAAGCCTCACCTGTTACATCCTCAGCAATTATAAGCAAAGGAGATCTCAATTGAGTAGTCTTTTCTAGCAAGGGAATTATGTCTTTGATTGCAGAAATCTTTTGATCTGTAACCAGCACTCTAGCATTCTCAAATTCACAAATTAACTTCTCCGGATTTGTAACAAATTGAGGAGAGATATAACCTCTGTCTAtctgcaataaaaaatatgaaggagAATAACATTCAAGAATCCAATTGTTAAGAGTTAGGAATAACAAATACACTGCTTGAAACTAATAATTGCAACTTATAAATTGAGACAAAGATAGGAATTCATACCTCCATTCCTTCTTCAACCTCAACTGTGGTCTCAAAGGAAGATGATGACTCAATTGATAAAACACCATCAGGCCCAACCTTGTCAATTGCATCAGCAATCATCGTGCCAATGAGTTCATCATTTCCAGCAGAAATTGTTGCAACAGCTAGAAGCAGAATAGGAATCAAATCACTaatcaaagaaatataaaataactaaacaaGTAGAGACTTAATTGAAGCAATGACAACAAAATAGGCCTAGCAGCAGTGCATACCTTTAATGTCATCACGACCCTTAACAGGTCTGGCCCTCTTCTCTAGCTCTTCTACCAAGCCTTGCACAGTTTTATCAATTCCCTTTTTAATAGAAACTGGATTTGCACCAGACGTGACACTCAAAAGTCCTAATTTGATTATTTCCCGAGCAAGAACTGATGCAGTTGTCGTTCCATCACCAGCAGAGTCATTAGTTTTACTTGCAACCTTCACCCACAAATCCGAACATCACAAGTCATTTAAGGTCAACTGTAGAATTGTGTTGTAAAGATAAAGGCATGGCAGGATCAAGAGTAACCTAAACTTTGAATTGGGCAAGAATGATGTGAACAAAGGTCTAACCTCTCTGATGAGTGCTGCACCAGCATTTTCCATGGGATCAGGTAGTTCAATAGCTCGCGCAATTGTTACCCCATCATTAACTACCTTTGGACTTCCAAATTCATCTAAGACAACATTTCTACCTGGAATGCACAAAAGAAACTAGGCAATCAGTatattgtgttctttttttaatatctaaatttCCCTGCATGATAATTATAAGATTTCACTTAACATAAAgatgcaaaaaacaaaaggaaagtaCTAATTATGCCATAGGCAGAGTTGGAAAGATTTACcaagcattaaaaaatatattaagagagcattacaaaatatattacGTGTAAGTGTGTCAATTGTTGTTAAGAGTATTATTTTTGCACTTCTGTTGACCACAACAACAGCATTACATTGCAAACACTATTGCTATATGATTCTTTTTAGTGTGTGACCATCTATTTACAGAAGGAATTGCCTACATAACAACCCAGCAAACACAGTTGCAATCtaatttttatccttcttttttttttttctgggtagcgCATCCATCCCACTTGGAACTCCTGCGCATATGAACCGATCCACCATAATACCAACCAGACTCTATATACCATTTCACCTCAATTTCTATGCACCAGCATACCAATTCATGCTTGTATTCACAGATATGcgttgaaattaataagaacaAAGGCTTAGCTTTTGCATAGAAAACCATGTCCACAATCTATTTTAACTAGCACCCCAATTACTTGGTTAGcctttcttcaaaaattaatcaTGACTATGACTATGAATTATATATCAGGTCATAGTGGTACACAAATTTACCCCTGGGACCAAGAGTAAGCCCAACAGCATCAGCAAGCTTATCAATGCCAGATTGGAGAGCAGCCCGTGAGTCCTGATCAAAAGCAATATCCTTTGCATTTGCTCGCACCGCGAATCTTCTGGTTGATTGCCCAAAATTCAGCCTTGAGTTGTGTTGTTGATTCCCTTTCCTCCTCAACCCTCCCTACAAACACAATCACACCAAAATGAACCCATCAACAAACGAGAAAAAAACCCATAAGAAAAATAGCAATtttctgccaaaaaaaaaaaaagagcccagGAAAGAAAAGTAAAGCGGAAAGGTATAGAACAGTACCTGTTTAGGAGAGCAAAGAATGGAAGCTGTGGAGAGAGCATTAGATGTTGCCATTTTACTATACTGTTGTTGTTTCAACAAAAACAGAAGAGAAGGACTGTGCTGAGGCTGCGAGGGAGAGTGTTGATGTGGATAAGAAGAGGAggcaaggaaaaaagaagagaaagggagCTATAGAGCGGAGTACTTAGGGTTTAGTTTTATTGTGAGATATTTAGCTTCCAGAACGTTCTCTCACTTTGTAGAACCCTTGAGGAGCAGTACCTCGCCGATTTTGTCGGCTTCTATGTTTCGGTTCGGCCCTATAACTTCCAACCGCATCATGAAAATGGGATAGGATTTTGTATGTGTGTTCGGAGGATAGTTGTTGAAGTAGGTGTGGTTAGGGTGATTCACTTTATAAATTTGGGATTCATTATAAGTTAAGCTTTTAATTGAAAAGGTTAAgatattgatattataaaacCTAGTTGATCAGAGTAggtttttattgattgaattgatctaattaaacttaattacAATCTAGTCCGATGGAcaataatgaaataaagtttttttttttttaatagtttaatcCAAGTTCATCCAATAATTCaataatctagattttttttc
Coding sequences within it:
- the LOC118034705 gene encoding ruBisCO large subunit-binding protein subunit alpha, whose amino-acid sequence is MATSNALSTASILCSPKQGGLRRKGNQQHNSRLNFGQSTRRFAVRANAKDIAFDQDSRAALQSGIDKLADAVGLTLGPRGRNVVLDEFGSPKVVNDGVTIARAIELPDPMENAGAALIREVASKTNDSAGDGTTTASVLAREIIKLGLLSVTSGANPVSIKKGIDKTVQGLVEELEKRARPVKGRDDIKAVATISAGNDELIGTMIADAIDKVGPDGVLSIESSSSFETTVEVEEGMEIDRGYISPQFVTNPEKLICEFENARVLVTDQKISAIKDIIPLLEKTTQLRSPLLIIAEDVTGEALATLVVNKLRGILNVSAIKAPSFGERRKATLQDIAILTGAEFQASDLGLSIENTSIEQLGLARKVTISKDSTTIIADAASKDELQARIAQLKKELSETDSVYDSEKLAERIAKLSGGVAVIQVGAATETELEDRKLRIEDAKNATFAAIEEGIVPGGGAALVHLSTHVPAIKEKIQDADERLGADIVQKALVAPASLIAQNAGIEGEVVVEKLKDSEWEIGYNAMTDKYENLVEAGVIDPAKVTRCALQNSASVAGMVLTTQAIVVEKPKPKTPVGAPPQGLTV